TCCGCAGCCGGGGTTTTTGCCGGTCTGCAATAATTTATGCTCTTTTGTTATTTTGCTACCCCTGATGTATCGTGATGATGTCATATAATGATTTATTGCCATAGTAATGCTTTGCGCGACTATATCTATGACGTCATAAGTAATGAACTGTAACATGCGCACCAGGTATGCGCGATACACATTGAAGTTTATGAGTTGATGCTGCATGCTGCTATTATACTGTTCTGTATTTATTACTGTGTATTTAACAATACAACTGTATTCTTGGAAGTCTTGAGTATTCATATGCCCATTGCAACGCCTCTAGGTATCTTGACGACAACCCAACGAGACACCTGACCCCTTTAATGACCGAATATTCAGAGTAACGTTTCCCTATTGGGTAATCGGGATTTTGACAAGTATGATATTGATTGCCCGACGGTGCCCTGGCTGTGTACCTACACAGGTTTCCATTCGTTTCGAAAACGCAATGTTAATTCTCGCGCGTGTCTAAAATATAAACGTACGTGTTTTTGTCAATATCGCTTCCGTATAAAAGCGAATAAGTTTAGTATTGCAATATGATCGTTTTAGACATCTAAATAATcttctaaaacaaaaatatgtagCGTGTAGTATTTTATACACAACTTCGAAGCGCTTCACGcggtcaaaaacaaaacgacaatACATCAAACACCATAGGTGCACGGACAATCTGGATAATGTATGGTATATTCTGGTAGAATACCTGTTCTAATATATGTATGTAACATTTTTGCACAAATGCACATTATGCTATATTTACTTATCAGAAGGGGaatgattcaaaaaaattttttaattcaataaaataaattttatttaaatatcgaGGATTTGACAGTTTTAATGGATACATACTGGGACCAAAGATGATTTATTCCAAATATTGATCATATCTCAATACGGACTGGAAATCGCAATGCGGTCTGAGATATTTGACATAGACAAGCTTATAACGCCAGAAGCTTGTAGACATTAAAATGTAAAGCGTAGTTAATATTTAACTTTGACCTTGTTTGAATCTTGAAGAACGGGATAATCACGTTTAGTATTAGTTCAATTCGTTTGAGAACGAGGTAGAAAGTTGGTGTATTTCTaagcttaccatacgtcccgctttaggcgggacaatcccgctttttagtgtcttgtcccgccgtcccgacaagtcagccagaAGTCCCGCTTCGGcattcagccatccagcataatacacgaacatgtttttgttactgttgttgctgtgtagcgcaacgctagcctacttactgaagttagaatgcgttattttgttggTTTCCCCGCTATCATTGTTAGcaaacgtatcacatgtaaaatcaattttaattggtcctgttcggacgttcacgtaACATCGAACAACGTCTatttgaaggtgttatctacagaaaagcatgcttgggcgaataggtaaattctcaatgcttgaaaacagcaggctatttcattattctttacgcctattccttcctatttttcgaactgaaccggatatatatttagacagagaatatgcgcatgaactctcgatggcAACATGATCAATAAAGACAGCCAgggatggctttaaatataGGCCTATATAGTAAAATctgaaactgtaaagttacagaatcacagctaaggggtcgtgtctttggaggcgtcccgctttgaagtcaaaaaaatatggtaaccctgtGTATTTCCTTTGTGTAATTAAGTTTATATTGCACTGAGTAGCTGGAATGTATAAAATTAGTCAACGATAAACAAGGACAAACAATGGCAAATAAAATGCAACAAAAAGACAGGCGATACCTAATAATGATTTATAAAATGACGAAATAGACTTAACTCGTCGGGCGTGAGGCATAATGCAGGGCCGTCATACAACAAAAACATAAGTATGTATCTGTTGCTACTATAGCGTGACAAATTCACCACATGTCGCTTACCTAGATGAGGTATGGAGTCCGCTGCGTTAGGGTCAGACCATATATAAAAAGAAGTTATAGAAGTGAAGTGATATTTGTAAGGTATGGATAATGGTGCGGCAGACATCAAGTTATGCAATAGTGCGGTAGAGCTCATGCTATAGTACCAGCTTGGGTTAGATTTCATGTTGTAATGTTTTCGCATTTACATCAATCCTCTTTGCTGGTTGCGAAAGGTTGCGATCCACAATTAAAAAATGACTGAGAGCGGAAGGATAAATTCTAAATATGTACCCAGCGACCAAGAGGAAAGGAAAAGATGGTTTATATACTTATCCTTGTTATAGAAATGTCAGTAGACAACTTTAACCAATTCTAGTTTTTACAGATAATATCTAATTTCACATAAAATGGgttcaatatatttcaaaagcAAAACATACAACAGATTCTTAGTGACTCTTGTTCTCGTCTCCATAgtcataatatttatattgattaGCTATCAACACCAAAGTAATCTTGAGAACCTCAAATATCAACGTAAAGTAGTAGAAGTTGCATCAACATCAGAGTTAACGACAAAGGAATACGTGAgggacattacaaaaccaaataTAACGGAACTACAATTTAAGCCTTGCAAACGAAAGGCAGTTGTAATATTTGCCGGATTCCGAACGGGATCTTCATTTTTTGGTGAATACTTCAATCAACACCCTGcagtttattatttatttgagccGTTACTAGGCGATGAAAATGACCGgataaaacttttgaaaaatattttgaaatgtaattATTCTGAAGTGGAAAAAATTTACGGAAAGAGAAGTAACGAAGCCGAATGGGTCAAATGCAAATCAAATGTGTGTTTCTCTGGACGAAGCAGTTTTTTATGGAGAAATACAAATCTTTGTAAAAACAAACATCCGTTTTGTGGTGTAGATGTCTTGGACATAAACGTATTATCAAAAGTTTGTCGTCAAAGTATAGCAATTGCATTTAAAGTCGTCAGATTATATCATCTTAGCGATCTAGAAGAATTTCTTTTGGATCCAGAACTTGATCTTAAAGTTTTGCATCTATTCAGAGATCCTCGGCCAGCTGTTCCATCGCGAATAAAAATGTCGGGAAATAATAAATCAGGATCAAAAATATCAAACCAAACTTTGAAATACAAACAATCAGCTGAATATTTGTGCAGATTTTATGATAGAAACTTACTTTATGTTAAAAACTGCATCAAACGCCATAATTCCAGTAACTCAAACCTTTCGTTTGCTTGCAACAGTACGATTTCTAATGCTTGGAAGAATAGTTACCTGCGCTTAACTCATGAATATATTAGTGAAAGACCGTTCGATGCTCTTGAACTGGTTTATAAATTCGTTGGAATCAATTTTGATGCGAACGTTGCCGAATGGATATCAGATCACACGAGCATTGCCGCAACAAATAACACAAAACATACAGAGAAAAATATCTCTGGAAAATTCTTTGGAACTTCGAGAGATTCAAAGAAAGTTTTAAACTCTTGGAGATTGAAAGAACAATTTGTAGATGTGGAAGCGATACAGAAACCTTGCATTAATGcaataaaaagtttaggatACATTCCCGTAGTCAACGAAACTCATTTGAAAGATATTTCATTTAGTTTGTACAATATTAATAACTCTGTGGTTGGGTCGTTTGTAAGATACCCGCCGTAGAACTGCTGATTATATTGCATTTGTGGTTGCAGGTTCAAAATCGTGTTGATCTTAGAGTTAGACCATCTTCTTAGAGCCACCCTGCCGATTTTTTCATTATTCTGCAACAGTCAATTGATGAATTAATCACTCCAACTGGGCGCTGTTCGTTACCTTTAATGGCTGTTCCGTCCAAGAAACAGCGTGAAAAATCTTATCTAAATTTTTGCCACTTTCAAATTCGTATAAATTTGTCGTTGTTTATACATGAATACTATTTGTAGATAACtacagaatattttaaaaatgaattcattctagaatctagatttaATTTCCAACATAAATGTTGATACGTGACaataccgtatatatatatatatatatctgttattAAAAGCACGAAAATCTAATTCAGTTATGCAGTAAATTCAGTAATAGCTTTTAACTATTCGCCAGTATCTCCGCCAGGGAATCGTTatcttcaatatttaattttggaGTGAATTCTCGAGACCTTGCTTCAACAAATATTATCGAAATATTATCCAAAAATGCGCTGAATATTTGTAGCATTCGTGCAGGTTTTATTTCCaacatttttgataatttattgtTGATGCATGAAATTTTTGGGGTCCTTAGAATCTTTTTTACACATTTTCGAGCGTTTTCCGTTGCCCTTCAATAATTAACGAACATAAGGAAAATAAATGACTAgcaaaaatgatttaaaaaaccACAATTCCATATTTGCTAGTTTTCGTAATTGCTTACGATGTATTCATAAATTTAAGAACAGTTTTATTGAAgtaatttattgaaattgaataaactGTACTTCATCAGCAATAAGTTACTAAAGCGTTTGACATTATCAGTATCAGAGCGTAGCCATCGTAATGAGTTCGATACCAATAGTCGACTACCTTAGGTGCATGGACAATTAGGATAATATGATGCATGTTATATGCTGGTCAAATGACTGCTGTAATATAGTGTATGTGgaattttttcatcaatgcaCATGATGCTaggttttgttttttcaaaagaGGAATGATTCAAAAgttgttttctattaaaataaattttatttaaatatctaGTATTTGACAGATTTTATGTATACAAACTGGGACCACAGATAAATCATTCTGAATGACAAGCATATCTCAATACTTTTGATATACAATCTTTCATAAGTCATAATCGATAATTCACGACTTTGAACCCTCACTTATGAAATCATAATTGTAGTGTCTGTCTTTCTGTTAATTTGTGCACTGTAATACAATACACTGAAACACGTCACTCTGTGTTGATTGATCGAGGACATAATACCTTATCTTGTGAGTTGCGAGGCGTACTTCGAGTGTAGAAGTCTGGGTTAAATCTGTTCAATATATCTGTCCGAGGATCGAACAgcacaataataaatttggacTCGACGAAGTGCCTTAATTAACTTGATACTTGAAAAATATGTGACCGCGTCTTGGAAATAGAAGTCAGGATTGGGTCTTCCgaacacataaattactgaaagcATGGAATTCATCACTCAAAGATAGTCAAATTTTAGAAGTCTTTTATCGAAAATGAACTGTCACTAGGAAAAATTAGGGCTGGACATTTCcgaatatctgatgatttcagaatctaaTCGAAtgtatttcgaatcgaatctcgaatacttgaaagaaATGTTATTGTTTGTCACTTTTTAATGTGATGGGTCCTGCGATCACATAATTTACTGAGAGCATGGGAAACATGTTTCATAAAATACTCACTCGGAAGAAAAAAGGcgtatgtcagaattgcatttaacaaagaggctacaataaaaaaatattgaggaATTCACCCcgaactttgaaaaaaaaaaaaaaaaatggcgacGATTCCGAGTTTTTGTCTGAACTGATTCTAAATACCCAGCCCTAATAATAACCCAATTGAATTCTACCTTGGTTTTTAAagttatattgaaatattcgaaTTTGGAAGTCAGTGTGAGCATTATCTATGTCATTTAAATAGCGCACTACGCCTAGTCGTTAAAGAATTTAATGAGTTTCATAAGTTTATAACAGCAATCAACAGcgtcataaataaaattgtagacaatttataaatatacacaaggacatatattatattaaaattgtaaaatacggatgaacaaaaaaaaattttaactgCATAAAAATACTCATAGTAgaggaataaaataaaaaataaaaaactgaaagtatatttgagaaaatttgattttgggTAACTTCCAATTCCAAACTGCTACGGATTTTTTAATCTAGATACACATGAATTCAAAGAttctaaaaaataataataatagatacatactatagatatatatatatatagataaagaGTAAATATGGTTTATATAAATCAACGAAAATCCCTAttgcaatattatatataaacaaaacgaAACAAAATCTATAGCAGCGATGATAAGACATTGAAAACAGTTTGCATATAACAAATATAAcgaaaaagttaaaataattACATATATTGGAAAGCTGAGTTCAGCCAGTTTCGAACAGATTGCTCATTTAGGAAATTTCTATAAATTACGAGTCAAATGCGATATGACCTTGCAGTGAGGAAAGCTGAATTCTGGTTTAAATGATCACAGAATAGCTCAGTTGGGCTCTGTCTAAATTTCCTTATAAAAGATGAgctaaaaatgataaaaattatgtATGCTGcagatttaatattatttttaataaatgtgtAATTTGTCAATATTCATTTCAGACATGCCTATATAAAAATTTTTACCAGAACTTTGAAACATCgatagaaaataataaatatgtatgaagaaattataaaatacaaTACGCAAAAATATTAAATGCATCAAGATTAAGTAAACATGTTTAATAAGAACATCTTTTCATGTATATGCATAGATAAGAAACGTCGTAAGAATGTGTAACAGAATGCCTTGCTTACTCATTTTGCATACacacaaatttacaaaatagcCTTTGAGATGATTAGACATGGAGATTAAGTATACAAAGTTTAGTAAGAACATTTATGTTTCGTATATGCATAGATTAAAAAATTCTTGACCATGCTAATTAagaaatttcattatattattcTACTTGCATATACGCATGAATATTTGAGGTGGATACCAAGGCGTATGAATAAAGCAAAACATTAATCAAACAATAATAGTTGCTTTTCATCTTGCTTTCCTAATCGCACTTATATTTTCATACAGGTTTTCATTGCCTGCCGAACCAGATACTTCTTGTGAACGACGGTTTATGGTTTCATACAGATTGAATGAATCAACATATGCCATCATAATATCGTAGCAAAGTTTATAATCATCCTAGAAAAAGGGAAAAACTCAGTGTTTtcataattgatatttttacgtcCTAATCGAATAATATCAAAATAGAATATCCTATTTATGGAATTCTTCATTTCTGTATTTTtagatttaataatttttttttatcttattgcTATTGGAAGCTGATTTGGGAGCAAATTATATTTACATATCGCAACATTTCgcgattatttttttttctatatttaatcCAAAACCACATACAGGTTAGTTAACAGGGATAAAACTAATGCTTTTGTTAACATGTTGCTTCGATTAGTCACGacgaaaattttatttcattcaaggAATCATCAGCAGACTGAACAAAATTTGTACTCATGCCGacaaataaaatactaaaacaaGACTTAATATTTTCACTGATATCCAAATTTGTAAACTTTACTCAGTTTActgtaattaaattattactGTTCCTCAATGTATCGAAAGTGTATTTGCAGTAACTTGATTTATATTATTCGTTTTAGTCACAGATGAAACACTAGTAAATATTTATACAGTTTACCTCTATTTGAACCATTCCGGGTCTACAGTCTCGCAAGTCTTTTACAGTTTGGAAAACATCGATTCGTTTTTCTACTTTAAATCTTTCACACAAATTGTATATTGCGCAAAATACGCCAGTGCGTCCTGCTCCATCACTATaagaataaatttaaattctttACAATCTTACgtaatagcaaaaatattgcCACTTCCAAAAATATGTAGATATGTACACATAAACAAAATTGTTTGTGTGTATatgtttaatattaattaaatctAACAAGCGCACCAACTCCTATTGTGTCCAAACACCGGAATGAACCTGAATTTCACAACCCATAGCTACGATAGTCCACACTCATCTAaaaacagcagcaaattttCAAACTGATTGCATGGGAAACAagatagcaatgctcaaatatatgaacacgaggACTGAAACTAATTTAACACACGATTTCCAAACTTCATGACTTTGGATCTTTTTATTAATGCCACAAGTGCTtccagtgacgtaatttttgattgacgtagtcaggtggggagcatgcaaataaatgatataaaaaaaaattattaaccACGCCCAAGGACAGTACACTAGCACCGGGTTGTTTATAGAATCCGTTTTAAAACCTCTCCAACTTCCGGGTAGCTTGAAATCGATATCACCAAACCGAGGAAAATCATGACGTAAGCTGACACGTTCGGCAAAGTAAATGGTGTTgccataaataaaaataaaacagcgaaattttggatgaaatatacGATCTCATTGCATTACTCAAActcaagaataaataaaattagccTTCTTGCGgcaaatacaatctttaaccaccgGAAATTCCAAAGCAAGTGGTCCAGAGAATGGAAAGGCGatattttcacaacaaaaattttaacaataCCAACAacgaaacgagaatatcggtcagagaccgaagacttatcgatcgaaagttagggaatcccctaaaacagcgctcttactccatagtgacaaccttgtgtcccatcactaatttatctataactcgctaattatacgacataaatcatccaaaatcgataggcttctggtccgacatatgatgaatgcacatgcaaaatctggagcagattcaatctcgctttcgtgagatatcgcgtgcatttaacagacagacagacagaccggcagacagacaaatacctatcaacatgcttaccgattaaaatcgataagtaacaattcataggtccatttcgtgtccgaTAGGTACAATATTCTGTTAGATACGACGAGAAGTGATCCAAAATTTCGTTTTTGGTAATGCACAAAATGCAAAAGGGGAGTTGTTAGAACTTGTTATTGAATATGCATGAGATGCCTTACCTGCAGTGAACGAGCTTCTGTTGTTGTGGAAACTTTTGGAAAATTGAAACCAAGTTCAACACAGATGAGATATCGGGAGATCTTTCTGAACGCCAATTCGGATGCTGGTAATGCATGATAGGCTgacatataattgaaaatatggGTTTGAGCTGGACTCGTGTTTGTAATTGTTACTTGGGCTCGTGGATTCTTGTAATATTTTATGGGTTTCCCACTTCAAATTCTAGCTCCATTTATTTAAACTgtcattttcaacaaaaacaatataaaagcTGAATATTGCTGTGGTATCTTGGCATTCAGGTGATAGACATTTTGGAGGCTACTGAACAGAATTTTGGAATTACTAAGTTGGACCAAAGCTACCGACAAACCTGAACCTAAAGTATATTTGTAAGGCTTTTATACGTAATGTTTGTCGCAATACGTGCAAAAACGTAAAAAAGACTAAATTCTCAAACTTCAGATTTAGAACTTTGTATAAAGTTTGAGCGAGTATGTCCAAACGTTTAGACACGAATATGTACTcaaagtaatttaaaaaaaggatCTATAAGCTATGATAAAGGTACAGTATTAGCTATGCTTCGATTTAAACAAGCGTCATAAAAACTATTGAAATGTCTATAGGAAAATATTTACGTAGAGTCAATTGTTTCAACTCACCACAATACAATTTGAAGGGATTTTTTCAAAGATTCTCAACTTGCGGAGTAGTGAACGACTGAAGAAATGCTTAGAGATACTGGAACTTTAAAAAAACTTGGAGGCGCAGTAAACACCGACTGACTTCAAGCCATAACGATCAGAAAACAGGCTTCTTAGTGTAGTTCATTACTTCCTATCATTCCCAATATACAAACCTTTGATTGTTTATCTCTCGTGGCAATAAGTCTTCGTACGatgatttcattttcaaacGTTTCTTCAATCAATTCAACTCCGATGTTGCCAAATTGCAATTTTCTGCCGATTTTATCAGGCCAATATTGGGAGCATTGTTGCTAAGaaagcaaaaaattaaaattttttttttatcatatcttCTATGCCGACATTAGAttaatttgaagttttgtttattcctaacaaaatttttatttgttttttaaatattataaaaattcaaaaaactaGCATTTTCTGCTGAGTATCAAAATAAATTAGACTACAATTAGACAGCTTTGACGTAATTTAAAAGATTTTAGCTTCATTGAATGTTAGTCATAGAAACTAATAGTAATATTTATTGCTCCTATATTCGGTATCAAACATACCGTACGCCTATtgcaacaaaaacaaattaaacagACTAGTAAATTCCAATTGCGTCATGTTTTGTTCAAACCGTTTTAAAGACCATGATTTAACATATGATTACGTCACCTTGTCAGCTTTCCTCCCTCGGGGGTagattttaatgttttatatggGATGTTATATCTTCGTACATGTTCTCCTTCGATGTTTAAGGCAACATAACGATAAAAccaacaatttttaaaacaattgtattAAAACGAAATCTTCATGAACAAATACC
This is a stretch of genomic DNA from Styela clava chromosome 2, kaStyClav1.hap1.2, whole genome shotgun sequence. It encodes these proteins:
- the LOC120336142 gene encoding carbohydrate sulfotransferase 1-like: MGSIYFKSKTYNRFLVTLVLVSIVIIFILISYQHQSNLENLKYQRKVVEVASTSELTTKEYVRDITKPNITELQFKPCKRKAVVIFAGFRTGSSFFGEYFNQHPAVYYLFEPLLGDENDRIKLLKNILKCNYSEVEKIYGKRSNEAEWVKCKSNVCFSGRSSFLWRNTNLCKNKHPFCGVDVLDINVLSKVCRQSIAIAFKVVRLYHLSDLEEFLLDPELDLKVLHLFRDPRPAVPSRIKMSGNNKSGSKISNQTLKYKQSAEYLCRFYDRNLLYVKNCIKRHNSSNSNLSFACNSTISNAWKNSYLRLTHEYISERPFDALELVYKFVGINFDANVAEWISDHTSIAATNNTKHTEKNISGKFFGTSRDSKKVLNSWRLKEQFVDVEAIQKPCINAIKSLGYIPVVNETHLKDISFSLYNINNSVVGSFVRYPP